The following nucleotide sequence is from Gracilimonas sp..
TCAAAGCAAAAGCAATAATCAGAAAACAAAAAAAACGTTTATTCATGTCGTAATGCGTGTACAGGGTCGTGTTGAGCGGCACGTTTGGCTGGGTAGTATCCGAATACTACACCAATGACAAGCGCTACACCGAATGAGATGAAAATGGAAATCGGGGTTACAATGGTCGCAATGTCTGCAGTAGCTTCGATGGCATAACTGAAAGCCATCCCTAAAATTATCCCAATAAAACCACCGGTAATACTAATGGTCAGTGCTTCGGTCAAAAACTGAAGCTCGATATCTTTTTTCTGAGCTCCCACGGCCATCCGCACTCCAATTTCGCGGTACCGTTCTACTACTGAGGCCAGCATAATATTCATAATACCAATTCCACCAACAATCAGTGAAATAGAAGCAATGGAGGAGAGCACGATGTTAAAAATTCGCTTGGTTCGTTGTTCCTGCTGCAGCAATTGCTCGGGTACGATAATCTCGAAATCAACTACATCATTATGGCGGCGTTGCAGCATTCGGGAAACAACATCAGCAATGGTAGCACTATACTTGGTGTCTGATACTTTTACAATGAGTTTATCCAGCTGGTTGTAATTCCCGTCTCCAGAGTTATTGTTACCCCCACCTGAACTGCTGATCATGGCTCCACCCATAAATACAATTGAGCGACTGCCACTTCCCTGCAAATCTTTACCCGTCAAAACTGCACGATTTTTAAATCTTAACAGCACGGTAGTTGCCGGTGAATAAATATCCAGATTGAAATTTCGGATGCCAAGATTCTCAATATTTTCTGTAGAAACTTCTTTCTTTTCGATTACCCCAATCACGGTAAGCCACAAATGTCCCACTTTTATTTTCTTACCAATCGGGCTCTCACCCGCAAAAAATCGGGTCTTTACGTCATATCCAATCACACACACAGGGTCTGCATTTTGAATTTGCAGATCGCTGAAATTACTTCCCTCTACAATGCCCAGATTTGAAATATCAAAATAGTCCTTATTTACCCCGATTAGTTTCCCGGTTCTGATACGAGCATCACGGATAAAAGAAGTTTCATACATAATCTCAGGGCTCAATTTTTCAACCTGAGGCACCAACCTTTTGATACTTTCCAGATCTTCAAGGTTCAAACCCGGAGAGAATTTTTTCTTTTCCTGTTTTGCTGCATTTTCATCTCCAACATTACCTTCCCGCTGCTCTACAACCGGTTGTACAATTACGTTATTGGTTCCCAAAAGCTCCATCTGCTGAAGCACTTCCTGTTGAGCACCCGTTCCTATAGCTAGCATGGCAATTACTGAAGAAACCCCAAAAATGATCCCCAAAGAGGTTAAAAAGGCGCGCAGCTTATTTCGCTGAATAGCTTCAAGAGCGATGTCAAAGTTGTAGAGTATTTTCTGCAGCACTAAATCAGCCTTTAGTTTGATGTAATTTCTTCTTCCAGATAGAGTCGCTCAATGTCTGCCGTATCTTGTGGCACAGACAAATAAATCACATCATCCATGGAAAGTCCGCGATGAACAATTACTTCGTTTTCATTCATCAGGCCAAGATCAACTTCTTGCATAACCGGATATAATCCATCTTTCTTAAATACAAAGCTGGTTGAATCCTTAACATGAATTGTTTCCAATGGGATAAACATTGCTTCCGGAACACGGTTTACAATTACACGATTACTGGTAGTCATAGCCGGGCGAAGCACACTGTCTGTTTCTGCTATCTCAACAATCACTTCATATACTTTGGAATCAGAATTAGGACGTTGCTCACCAATATTCGCTACACTGGTCACCTTTCCAACCAGGTTTTTATTAGGAATAGCATCCAGTCCAATTTCCACATTTTGATCTTTCACTATTTTCTGAACATCTACTTCATTCACATAAGTGATAGATTCCATCACCGAAAAATCGGGCAATTCAGCAACTGTAGGATTCCATGCACTGATGTCGGTGCCCTCCGTAACTTTACTCCCATCATAATTTCGTTTGTAGATTACCATCCCCTGAGCCGGAGCTTTAACCGTAAACTGCTGAAGTAATGTTCTGATTTTATTTACTTCGTTTTGCTCTTCCTGGAAATCTGCCTCCACTTCACTCATCTGAGCTTCCGCTTGCTTTACTTTGGTAACATAGTTCTTCTTTTCTTGTGCCAGTTGGCGACGAGCTTTATCCAAATCTATTTCCGCCTGACGTTGCACGGCCGGAGATTCATACTTAGACTGATCAACAGCAATTTGTCTCTCTTCCAGCGCATACTCGAGATTGATCAGATTATCACGCGCCTGCGAAAGGGTAAGCGTACTGTCTAAGGAAACCTGAGTAACCTGAGACTGAGCCTGTTGAAGCTCCAGCATGGCATCCTGTAGTCGCCCGGTAATCTCTGATCGATCCAATTCCGCCACAAAATCACCTTCCTTAACAATGGTGCCTTCCGGTATTAGCCGCTGAATCTTTAGATTAAATAACCGAATTTCACGAACTCCCTGAGGTCCGCGAATTTCCACCGATTGCTTAGCGCGTAATTCCCCGGTGGTTGTTACATCAACAACAAATTCTCCTTTTTTGGGGGTCGTTGTCAGCTCAACAGTTTCTGCTGACTCACCTCCAAATACAAACCAGGCTATCAGTGAAAACCCAATAATAATAGCTGGAATTAAATACTTTTTCTTCATGTGATAACTAAATTAGAAATGAGCAGAAATATACCCTTTTTACATATTGACGAATATACTATATAAATAGTTTTACAAGTACGCTAATGTATTGATTTTATTATCCTATTTCCCAGACCAATCCCGTAAAACCTCTTTTTTTATTTCAAATAGCCTTTATAGGTAAGCTAAGGCTTTAATTTTGACGACTCTCTCTTGCAAGAAAGAGAAACAAGCAGCTATTCTTCTACTAAAGTATTATCAACCAAACCCGTTTCAAGATCATAACTTTTGCCTGGTTGAGTATTATCCAGAATTTCTTTTGGATCATTATTCTCATCCACAATCACTACACGAGGCTTATGATCTTTTGCTTCCTCGGGGGTCATCTCAGCATAACTAATTACAATAATTCGATCCCCAACTTGTGTTAGCCTGGCTGCTGCACCATTCAGACAACAAACCCGGCTTCCTCTCTCTCCTGGAATGGTATATGTCTCTAGCCGGGAGCCATTCGTTATATTTAGCACCTGTACCTTTTCGTAGGGCAGAAGGTTAGCCGCATCCAGCAAATCCTGGTCAATGGTGATGCTTCCTTCATACATCAGGTTAGCTTCTGTTACTGCCATTTGGTGCAGTTTCGATTTAAACATCGTGATTTTCATCGTACTTCGCTCAGAGGTCTAAAATTATATTATCAATAAGGCGCGTTTTACCTAAGTAAGCTGCGCCGGCAAGGATGTATGTTGAACCGGGTTTTAGTTTTATAACCGGCTGCATATCATCCATGGAAAACACATTAAGATAATCATTTTTGAAGCCTTTCGCTTCCAGTTCATCCTGTTGATGTTTTAACAATAATCCCGGCTCATCCACTCCATCACGAATCTGTTTTTCCACATACTGTAGGGCTCGGTATAAACCAGGGGCTATTTTGCGTTCCTCGTCACTCAGGTAGGCATTTCGGCTACTGAGTGCAAGCCCGTCATTCGCCCGTGCAATGGGGGCAGCCACCAATTCAATATCGTGGTTAAATTCTTCCACCATTCTGGAAAGAATCTGAAACTGCTGTATATCTTTTTGTCCAAAAATAGCAATATCCGGCTCTATGATATTGAACAATTTATTCACCACCAGCACAATTCCTTCAAAAAAGCCCGGGCGGCTCCCTCCATCCATATGCTCATTCAGCTCATCTATATTAATGCTGAAGTATCTTTTTCCGGCTCCATACATGATGTTATCGTCAGGGGTGAAAACCACTGAAACTCCTTCATCTTTACAGGCTCTCAGGTCTTCCTCCATTTGCCTGGGATAGCTATCAAAATCCTCATTAGGGCCAAATTGTACAGGATTCACATAAATTGAAACCACTACTTCATCTGCTTTTTCCTTAGCCAGCCGGATCAAAGATAAATGGCCTGCATGTAATGCACCCATAGTGGGCACAAAAGCAATGGTTTTGCCCTGAGATTTCAGTTCAGCTACCTCAGAACGAATATCAGCTATAGAAGAAACTTGTTTCATGCTCAAATAAAAAGAGACGCCTGTTTTGGGGCGTCTCCAGATTTAGGAAATGAAAAGTTCATTGTTAAACAGAACGGTCTGTATCGAAATCTTCGAGAATCTCTTTGATGCGATTCAGGAAAGCTCCGCCATGTGCACCATCGATAATACGGTGGTCATAACTCATAGAGAGGAACATCATATGGCGGATTGCGATTACGTCACCTGCTTCCGTTTCCATTACAACCGGCCGTTTTTCGATAGCACCTGTTCCGATAATAGCTACCTGAGGCTGGTTAATAATGGGCGTTCCCATCAGGTTACCCACACTTCCGTAGTTAGTTAGGGTGATGGTTCCGCCCACTAAATCGTCCGGACTTAATTTCTTGCTTCGGGCTTTTTCAGCAACTTCATTCACTGAGTTTGCCAAGCCAACCAGGTTTTTCTCTTGTGCTTTCTTGATAACAGGTACAATTAAGCCACCTTCGCCTCCGGTACCCAGCGCTACGGCCAGTCCGAAATTAATATCTTTCTTAAGGTGAATTTCATCTTCAACAACCGAGCTGTTAATGAGAGGGAACTCCAGCATCGCGTTGATAATAGCTTCCACAAAGAGAGGGGTGAATGTCAGTTTAGTTCCTGTTTTCTCCTGGAACTTGGCTTTGTTCGCGTTTCTCCACCTTACCATGTTGGTAACATCTACTTCAGCGAAAGTAGTTACATGTGCTGACGTCTGCTTGGATCGAACCATGTGCTCAGCAATCATCTTACGCATGCGATCCATCTTGATGACTTCCACATCACCGGATGGGGAATGCTTCACATCCAGCTGACCAGCCGAAATAGATCCATCCGAAGATTTCGAAGCCGAAGAAGGCTTGCTTAGTCCGCCACCGGAAGGTGCCGCTTGTTTTTGCTGAGCCGGAGCTGATACTTTACCAGCTTTACGATCTTCAACATAGGCGAGAATATCTTTTTTAGAAACTCTTCCGCCTTGCCCGGAACCATCGATGTTTTCCAGTTCTTCCTGGCTAATTCCCTCTTCTTTGGCGATTGAGCGAACCAATGGAGAATAAAAACGTCCATCACTTCCAACGCGCTGTGGTTCAGATCCACCAGAAGTTCCGTTTGAAGATACTGCTGCCGGCTGGGATTCCTGCTTTTGCTCAGCTTTAGCTTCTTTTTTCTCTTCTTTTTTAGGAGCCGGTTTACTTGACAGTGATCCTGCCGAAGCGCCTTTGCCCGTTGCAATTACAGCAATAGTCTGTCCTACTTCAATGGTTTCATTTTCTTCAGCAAGAATTTCAACCAAAGTACCCGCGGCAGGAGATGGCACTTCACTATCAACTTTATCAGTAGAAATTTCGAGCAGGGTTTCATCTTCTTCGACTTTATCGCCAACCTGCTTCGACCAACCAATTACAGTTGCTTCAACTACAGACTCTCCCATCTGGGGCATCTGCACTTCAATTCGTTCGCCTTCATCACCGCCACCGGAAGCAGCAGGTACTTCTTCTTCCTGAGCTTCGGCTTCTTGCGGTTCTTCCTCTTCAGCCGTTTCTTCTGCTTTGGCTTCATCAGTTCCGCCCGAAGAAACATCTCCCGCAGCATCTTTATCCGTTTCAATAATAGCGATCGGTTTACCTACTTCAACTACATCTCCCTCTTCAGCAAGTACTTCGACAAGCACACCTGCTTCGGGTGAGGGCACCTCTGTATCCACCTTATCGGTGGCTACTTCAAGTAAAGTTTCATCCACTTCTACGGTGTCGCCAACATTTTTGGCCCACTCTATAACAGTGCCTTCCATTACCGATTCGCCCATTTGGGGCATGACCACTTCTACCTTCGCCATAAATTGTTTTGTTTTACTGCCTGTAAGGCGGTTTTAAGGAAAATTAAACGGACTCTAAAGTTCAGGATAATTCCAATTAGTTCAAAATAAGTATCGTTCCTTTAAAAATGAGAAAAGCGCTTTTTCAGGCATTCAGGGAATCTGGATTATTTTAACCCTGTTAAAATTCATTTCGTACTGAGAATGATTAAACAATCAAAGCCAGGAAAATTCCTTTAGCTACACATAAATTTAGTCTTCAAATAAAGCTTTGCTTTTCAAATACCCTAAATTCTGATGAATAACTTTAAAATTTCTCTCATCCCCAAACCATTTCATCGCTTCATCTTTACAGATGTTTGTAAGCTTTCTCAACATATACGCATGCCAACTGCTAAAAGGCCAGTCACTTAGGTTTTTGGTGAAGCCATGATGGACGGGATTATTATGAATGTAAGCAATGAGACTTACAAAGTAATCGTCAGAATCGATAAGCTTACGCCTGAAGTTTGGTATAAAAAGACTGCCTTTTCGGTTGTATTTTTTGTTATAGGCTTGAGTATAACCATTAAAAAGATGAGAGAATTGTCTGCTGAGTATATTAGACAACCCTCCAAGGGTTCCAAACCCTTGGAGGGTTGGGTCTTTTTTCTTCATTCTTACAAATTCCAACACCTCATCATTACTTTTTACCCGAACCATAAAATGTAAATGATTGGGCATCAGGCAATATGCGAAAGTATCAACAACGGGGTGCACGTGGTGGCTATACTTTTTTAAAAAGTAATTGTAATTTTCTTCGTTACGGAAGAGATTTTCGTCGCCATTAGCATGTGTCCATACATGATATGTATAACCCGGCTTAAATTGGATTTTCTTTTGTGACATGGTCCCCAAATTAGATACCTAACATTATTTGTAAGAGCATTTACACATACATTCCTTACAAACTTATTTTATATCACCTATCATATGAAGTGCAGAATTCAATGCCACTATTCGATATTCAATGTTCTTCGGGGTTTGTCCTCAGTTCTGATTTTATTAACTTCGCAAAGTTAGTCAATCAGCATAAATAAAAGTCTGGCGTTATGATATCGGAAGAATTACAGGAAATTATCGATGAAGCGGAAATCAATATGGATGAAGCCACCGCTTATTTCAAAAAAGAACTCTCTCATGTGCGAGCCGGTAAAGCGAACCCTGCATTGCTCGAAGGCATCAAAGTTGAATATTACGGTTCACAGACGCCGCTTCAGCAGCTGGCTAATGTGAGCGCCCCGGAAGCACGCCTTTTGGTTATCCAACCTTATGACAGATCCGGCATGGAAGATATTGAGAAGGCAATTATGTCGGCCGGGCTTGGACTTAATCCAAACAATGATGGTGAACGCATCCTGATTCCGCTTCCCGTGCTAACTGAGGAGCGACGCAAAGAGTTGGTTAAACATTCTAAGGACATTGCCGAAAAGGCAAAGATCAGTATCCGAAACACCCGCCGGGACGCCAACGATGCCATCAAAAAGAAGGTAGAAAGCGAATCCCTTTCAGAAGATTCAAAGTTTGAAGCTGAAGATGAGATCCAGAAGCTTACCGACAAATACACCGCCAAAGTTGACGAACTGCTCGAGAAAAAAGAACAAGAAATCATGACGGTTTAAAGAGATTCGGTTTTCGCATTGTGACATCTATGAAAAATCATACAGACTAGGAAAACATCGAAGGTTTCGGAAGAAGGCGTTATAAAGATGAATTTGTTCGATTCCTGATTTTTGCCCATTCTTCCTGCGATGAAACTATTTCACAATTAAACATGATCAGTGACATACACTTTTCTAAAGAACCATTGACTGGTTTGATTAATAAACATGATACTTTAGGCCGAAAATTGAACAGCTTTATTAAATATGTTGAAACAAGCTGGCAAACTTAAAACATACAATCCGCAACTCGCAACACACAGCCCGCAACCCATAAATGTATATATCCGAACTCGACCTTCAGGGATTTAAAAGCTTCGCTCACAAAACAAAGGTGAAGTTTGACAGCGGGATTACCTCTATTGTAGGCCCCAATGGCTGTGGTAAATCCAATATCGTGGATGCCCTGAGATGGGTTCTGGGTGAGCAGCGACCTTCTTTACTCCGCTCATCGGCAATGGCCAATGTAATTTTCAATGGTACGGCTCAAAAGAAGGCACTTGGGATGGCTGAGGTTTCGCTGACTTTTGTAAACGACAAAGGAATTCTTCCCATCGAGTATAGTGAAGTAACGATCACTCGTCGCCTGTACCGTTCAGGAGATAGCGAATACCTGATTAACAATACTTCCTGCAGGTTGAAAGATATCATGGAGCTCTTCATGGATACCGGGATGGGCTCAGATGCCTATTCGGTGATTGAGCTGAAAATGGTTGAGGAAATTCTGAATGACAAGAACAACGATCGGCGTCGGTTATTTGAGGAAGCGGCCGGTGTTACCAAATACAAAGATCAGCGTAAGAAGACGATTCGAAAACTGGAATCGACCCGTAAAGATTTACAGCGGGTTGATGATTTATTGGTTGAGCTAAGAAAGAAAGCCCGTTCACTCGAGATTCAGGCCGAAAAAGCGGAAAAGGCTAAAGTTTATAAAGATGAACTCGAAATTAAGGACAAGGCACTTACCCTGCACGAGTTCAATAAGATAAAATCAGAGCTTGAGCCCCTGAAAGAACGCATCACCAATGCGGATAAGGAGAAGAAGGAAATCGGCAAGGGTATGGAGGAGCTTGAAGAGGCTGATGAAAAAGCCCGGGCAGAACTCATCGAAAAGGAAAAACAGCAGGCTGAGGCTCAGCGCCGGGTAAGTCAGCTCCATAATGCTATCCGCGAAGCCGACACTAATCTCCGGATCACAAAAGAGAAAATTGAGAATGAGAAAAAGGTGATTGCCGAATATGGCAAGGATATTGAGCAGGGTAAAAAGGATTTAAAGGAACTGAATGAACTGCTTGATTCGAGCCGAAAGAAGCTGGAATCGTTTGATGATGATTTAGAGAAATCCGAAAAGGCACTCGAAGATTCAAAAAAGAAATACGGGCAAATTCAGCAGCAGTATAATCGTGAGCGATCTGAACTGTATGAAATTGAAGTGCAGATCAGTGCTACCAATAACGAGCTGAACCAACTTCAAACCAAGCGCATTAAAATTGAAAGTCGTCTTGAGAATACCGAAGGCGACCTGGAGCGCATCAACGATGAGATTGTAGATCTGAATGATGAGATCGACAATATGAATGGCGAACAAGGGCTGATCGAGAAAAAGCTGGAGAAGCTGGTTGTTGAACGGGATGAACTGGAAGAGCAATTGGAAACTGCACGGGAAAAGCGGGAGCAATTCGCGGAGAAGCAAAACGAGATTAAAGACGAACTCAGAACGCTTCAAAGTAAAAAAGAATCGCTGGAGTCTGAGATCCGGTTGATGAATGACCTTGCCAGCTCGAACGAAGCATTTCCGGGTAGTGTAAAATTCCTGATTGAAAATCACCGCTTTGATTTCAAAGACATGACTACCGTGTCAGAGATCTTCAATACCGATGAAAAACATGCGGTGGCTCTTGAGGCCGTTCTGGGTGATGTGCTGAACTTCGTAGTCGTAAAAACACTGGAAGAAGCCAAACAAGCAGCAAAAATCCTGAAGGAAAATGACAAAGGCCGAGCGACCTTCATTCCACTAGATCAACTTTCTGCAACCTACCCTGTTAAAGATGGCAGCCTGTTTGATGAAGTGAAATCCAAGCGGGAATACTCAGCTCTAAAACAGCTATTGCTGGGTAATGCCAAAGTTTTTGATTCGGTGGAAGACGCTTATTCCGCCACCAAAAAAGATGATGAGCTGGTTGGCGTTACTTTTGATGGAGAGGTGGTAACCAACTCCCGGTTCTTCCAAAGCGGAAGCAAGAGTAAAAATGCCGGAATTCGTGTCGGGCTGAAAGACAAAATTGAGAAGCTCGAAAAAGAAGAAGCCAAGACCACCAAAGAAATCTCCAAGCTGGAAGACTACCTTCAGCAGATCGTAGAAAAATACGAGAAGTTGGATATTGGCGAGCTTAGCAAATCTCTTAAGGAAAAAGAGCAGGAAGTCCGCCGGCTGGAACAGCAACAGCACAGTTTAAGTTCAAAAATCCAGGTCTATCAGAAGAATATTGGTGAACTGGTCAATCGCAAAGACAACCTGAAAAGCAGTGAGGGCACCGCTCAGGAAGAACTCGACTCCATTCAGCCCAAACAAAAGGAATTACAGCAAAAAATGCTGGAACTGGATGAGAAGCAGCAGGAGAAAAAAGACCTCCTCGAAACACTGGAAGATGAGCGCTCCATAGCCCAAACCCGCTACAATGACACTCAGCTCAAACATCAGGACCTTCGCAACAAAGTAGACAACCTGGAACGGGAAGTTCAACGAGCTGAAACCGGTATTGAGAATGTGGAAAAGCGCATCAAGAACCGAACCTCGATGACCGAAGAGAGTAAGGAAGAAATTGACACGCTCAGTTCACGGATCAAAGAGTTACAATCCAGTATCGAAAAAAATGCGGAAGCCAAAAAAGAGGCTGATGAAGAACTCGAAAAGGCCGAAGAAGCTGCCGCCAAACAGCGGGGTAAAATCAATGAAATTGAGAAGGAGCTGAAGGAAGTCCGCCGCCGCAAAGAGGTGAATATGGAGTTGGTTCACCACCTGGATATGGCTCGTGAGAAAATGGAGATGCAGAGTCAGGCTCTATCAGATCATATCTGGGAAACCTATGGTATCCTGATGAAGCAGATTGAAGGTGCTGAAATGCCTGAGGATAAAACACCGGAAGAAGTTAAAGAACGTATCAGCTGGCTGAAGCAGAAATTGAACAGCATCGGTGAAGTGAATCCGCTGGCGATCGAAGAATATAAAGAAGAAAAGGAGCGGCTGGATTTCTACGAAGAGCAAATTCAGGATCTGGAAGAAGCCGAGGAGCAGCTACTCGAAACCATCGATGAGATCAACGAAACGGCTACCGAGCGCTTCAATAAAACGTTTGAAAGAATTCGGGTAAACTTTCAGAAGGTATTTAAAACGCTTTTTGAAGCCGATGACTACTGTGATTTGCTTATTGAGCAGGATGTAGAAGACCCGCTGGAAGCCCGCATCGAAATCAAGGCTCAGCCTCGCGGTAAACGCCCATCTGGTATTTCACAGCTTTCCGGTGGAGAAAAAACGCTGACGGCTATCGCCCTGCTTTTTGCTATATATCTGGTAAAGCCCTCTCCGTTTTGTGTTTTGGATGAGGTAGACGCTCCTTTGGATGATGCCAATATTGAGCGGTTTGCCAAAATGATCAAAGAATTCAGTGAAGACACCCAGTTTATCATCATCACGCATAACAAAAAGACCATGAGCAAGGCCGAGATGATGTATGGCGTGACTATGCCTACTACCGGTGTAAGTCGCTTGGTGGGCGTGAAGCTTGATGAAGTGGAAGATGTGCTCTAAGAATATTCAATAATGAACATTCAACATGGAATGTTGAAGTTTAGTTGGTTTGCAGCAGATTGCTAATTCTAACTCCGTACCTAGCTCCGATCGCTCTGCGTCGGTGCGAGTTTTCGACAGGTTCTTTAAAAATGCTTCCAAAACAATATATTTCCGTCATCATCATTTCCTGAAATAACAAAATAGTTATGAAATCTCTCATTCCGGTTTTTCTGATTTTATCGTTTCTTCTAATCTCCTGTCAGTCTGAAAAAAAGCAGCCTGATTTTGATTCTCTACCAATTTCGGCTCAAACTATTTCTTTACTGGGGGATACACTGAAGACTGATATTCAGGCTATTCCTCAGCAATATTTAATCCGGATTGATTCGTTGAGTAAGCTTTCTTTTCAGGAAGATCGCATACTAGACCATATGATTTGGGAAGCCCGTAAAACAGCCTATGCGGGAGATTACCGGCAGGCAGTTCAGCTATTTACGGATGCGATCAACGAATTTCCCGAAGAGCCCAGATTGTACCGCCACCGTGGTCACCGATACATCACGCTCCGGGCATTTGATTTGGCAATTAATGACTTTCAGCGAGCCGCACGACTTTTTGAAGGGGAGGAAGACCTCACCGAAAAAGATGGCTTACCCAATGATCAGGATATCCCTTTAAGCACTCTTCAAACTAACACTTGGTACCATCTTGGCCTGGCCCATTACCTTAAAGGTGAATATGAGCAAGCTAATCTGGCTTATGAAAACGGGCTTCAGGTTGCCCTAAATACCGACATGCAGGTAGCGTTTCTTTACTGGAAGTACATGTCCCTAAGAAAATCCGGGAAAGACACCGAAGCTGGCAAATTATTGGAACAGATTTCACCGGACATGAGTCTGATTGAGAACACCAGTTATCACGAGTTACTTTTGGTTTTCAAAGGTGTTTTCTCTCCCGATCAAATCTTATCGGAAGAAAATTCAGAACTTGATAACGCTACTCTGGGATACGGGCTTGGATTCTGGCACCATATAAATGGCAGAACCGAACGGGCAGAGCAAATCTGGCAGCGGGTTTATGATGCCGGCAACTGGGCTGCATTCGGCTATATTGCCAGCGAGGCTGAATTAGCCCTTAAAAATTAATGGGCTGGTTTATTGGCATATCAGGCAATAATCAAACCTTAAAAACCCCGCTTCAATCTCTTTCTTCAAATCATGATTTCTGTACTGAATTCGGGTCTTTTTATTTAGTCGGCGGAGGCATCACAGAAACGATACACTTTCACGAAGATGCTTCATCGAACTCAGGCTGGATAGCTTCAGGAGTTGGTATTTCTGCCGGAGAGAATCCGAAATTATTTAATCAAGCTGACTGGAAACAGGCAGTCCAAAATGAAGCCAGCTATTTGCACCAGCTCAATGGCCATTTTGCGGTTTGCAGATGGGATGAAAATCAGACTGAACTGATTACTGATCAACTGGGAATGCGGAATGTTTATATCCACAAGGCAAAAGACTTTGTTCTCTTCTCTACCAGGCTCGATTGGATGATGAAGCTCGTTCCGGAGGCCTCCATAAATTGGAAGAAGTTTGGGAGTCGCTGGCTGGCTATTAATCAGTTTTCACAGGAAAGCTTTATAAATGGAATTGAGCGGCTTTCGCAAAGTGGGCATGCTATCATCAATTCCAGAGAAGTTGAGGTTTCCAATCAGCGATGGAACTATAACACCCGGGAAGTTACTTCACAGAACTTCATAGACTCATTATCAAGCTTTAGCACGCTTCCACTAAAAAACGGACTTCCGGTTTCATTAGGTTTATCAGGCGGGCTTGATTCCCGCACTCTTTTTGCAATTCTTCTTCAGCAATCCAAATCGAACTGGACTACTCATACTTTTGGTGAAACAAACCATCCGGATTTAGAAACTGCGACTTTGCTAAGCCAGCTTTACGATAAAAAGCATTATGTTTTTCGAGAGGCGGTTCCTGAAGCTAAAGACATCGAAGGGTTTCTTCCTGATTTTATTGGGCAAACCATCCTCACCTCAACTCCTTCGCATTATGTTGGATTTCAAGCCTATAAAAAAATTCAGGAACTGGGGCTAGCCGTTATTGATGGGGGGTTTGGAGAAATTGCCAGGCGCCGTTTCATGAACAGCCTTCTTTTAAGAGCCAGGACAGCTTTAATTAAAAAAGATGTTTCGGCTCTGAT
It contains:
- the smc gene encoding chromosome segregation protein SMC; translated protein: MYISELDLQGFKSFAHKTKVKFDSGITSIVGPNGCGKSNIVDALRWVLGEQRPSLLRSSAMANVIFNGTAQKKALGMAEVSLTFVNDKGILPIEYSEVTITRRLYRSGDSEYLINNTSCRLKDIMELFMDTGMGSDAYSVIELKMVEEILNDKNNDRRRLFEEAAGVTKYKDQRKKTIRKLESTRKDLQRVDDLLVELRKKARSLEIQAEKAEKAKVYKDELEIKDKALTLHEFNKIKSELEPLKERITNADKEKKEIGKGMEELEEADEKARAELIEKEKQQAEAQRRVSQLHNAIREADTNLRITKEKIENEKKVIAEYGKDIEQGKKDLKELNELLDSSRKKLESFDDDLEKSEKALEDSKKKYGQIQQQYNRERSELYEIEVQISATNNELNQLQTKRIKIESRLENTEGDLERINDEIVDLNDEIDNMNGEQGLIEKKLEKLVVERDELEEQLETAREKREQFAEKQNEIKDELRTLQSKKESLESEIRLMNDLASSNEAFPGSVKFLIENHRFDFKDMTTVSEIFNTDEKHAVALEAVLGDVLNFVVVKTLEEAKQAAKILKENDKGRATFIPLDQLSATYPVKDGSLFDEVKSKREYSALKQLLLGNAKVFDSVEDAYSATKKDDELVGVTFDGEVVTNSRFFQSGSKSKNAGIRVGLKDKIEKLEKEEAKTTKEISKLEDYLQQIVEKYEKLDIGELSKSLKEKEQEVRRLEQQQHSLSSKIQVYQKNIGELVNRKDNLKSSEGTAQEELDSIQPKQKELQQKMLELDEKQQEKKDLLETLEDERSIAQTRYNDTQLKHQDLRNKVDNLEREVQRAETGIENVEKRIKNRTSMTEESKEEIDTLSSRIKELQSSIEKNAEAKKEADEELEKAEEAAAKQRGKINEIEKELKEVRRRKEVNMELVHHLDMAREKMEMQSQALSDHIWETYGILMKQIEGAEMPEDKTPEEVKERISWLKQKLNSIGEVNPLAIEEYKEEKERLDFYEEQIQDLEEAEEQLLETIDEINETATERFNKTFERIRVNFQKVFKTLFEADDYCDLLIEQDVEDPLEARIEIKAQPRGKRPSGISQLSGGEKTLTAIALLFAIYLVKPSPFCVLDEVDAPLDDANIERFAKMIKEFSEDTQFIIITHNKKTMSKAEMMYGVTMPTTGVSRLVGVKLDEVEDVL
- a CDS encoding four helix bundle protein: MEGFGRRRYKDEFVRFLIFAHSSCDETISQLNMISDIHFSKEPLTGLINKHDTLGRKLNSFIKYVETSWQT
- the frr gene encoding ribosome recycling factor codes for the protein MISEELQEIIDEAEINMDEATAYFKKELSHVRAGKANPALLEGIKVEYYGSQTPLQQLANVSAPEARLLVIQPYDRSGMEDIEKAIMSAGLGLNPNNDGERILIPLPVLTEERRKELVKHSKDIAEKAKISIRNTRRDANDAIKKKVESESLSEDSKFEAEDEIQKLTDKYTAKVDELLEKKEQEIMTV